The following coding sequences are from one Sulfitobacter sp. HNIBRBA3233 window:
- a CDS encoding 3-hydroxybutyrate dehydrogenase gives MAITYDLSGKTAIITGSNSGIGLGIARELAQAGADIVLNSFTDSDEDHALAEEIARVAGVKARYIKADMSKGDECRKLIEEAGACDILINNAGIQHVAPIPDFPTEKWDAIIAINLSSAFHTTAAALPMMRRAGWGRIINIASAHGLTASPYKAAYIAAKHGIVGLTKTTALETAEQPITANAICPGYVLTPLVESQIPDTMKEYNMDREDVIKNVMLKRQPSKEFATVEQMGGTAAFLCSPAADQITGTTISVDGGWTAL, from the coding sequence ATGGCCATCACTTACGATCTGAGCGGGAAAACCGCCATCATCACCGGCTCCAATTCGGGCATCGGTTTGGGAATTGCGCGGGAACTCGCGCAGGCGGGGGCGGACATCGTGCTCAACTCCTTCACCGACAGCGACGAGGATCACGCGCTGGCCGAGGAGATCGCGCGCGTGGCGGGCGTGAAGGCGCGCTATATCAAGGCGGATATGTCGAAGGGCGACGAATGCCGCAAGCTGATCGAGGAGGCTGGCGCCTGCGATATCCTGATCAACAACGCGGGCATCCAGCATGTGGCCCCGATCCCAGATTTCCCGACTGAGAAATGGGACGCGATCATCGCGATCAACCTCAGCTCGGCGTTTCACACCACGGCGGCGGCGCTTCCCATGATGCGGCGTGCCGGTTGGGGACGGATCATCAACATCGCGTCCGCGCACGGGCTGACCGCGTCGCCCTACAAGGCGGCCTATATCGCGGCCAAGCACGGCATCGTCGGGCTGACAAAGACAACCGCGCTTGAGACCGCAGAGCAGCCGATCACGGCGAACGCGATCTGCCCCGGCTATGTCCTGACGCCGCTGGTCGAAAGCCAGATCCCCGACACCATGAAGGAATACAACATGGACCGCGAGGATGTGATCAAGAATGTCATGCTGAAACGTCAGCCGTCCAAGGAATTCGCGACGGTCGAACAGATGGGCGGCACCGCTGCCTTCCTGTGCAGCCCTGCGGCGGACCAGATCACCGGCACGACGATCAGTGTGGACGGCGGCTGGACCGCTTTGTGA
- a CDS encoding patatin-like phospholipase family protein, protein MKNRKQINLGLQGGGAHGAFTWGVLDRLLQEDDLEICGMSGTSAGALNGAALKAGMVTGGRAGARENLEWLWHEVAGVTDLRMADWMAPFGLNVLSSQIEFSWPYQFSEQLTRVLSPYGYGPFYRNPLEDIVAKLNYDKVCALEPPLFFVGATRVRNGKIRIFEGAEIGPKALMASACLPTVFRAIEMYDETTGRNEAFWDGGYTGNPALFPLYDSGLPDDVVIININPLERDEIPTTPQAIANRINEISFNSSLLRELRAIEFVQRLLDEGTLETGSKSRVRMHMIADDNLMAQLSAATKMVPNATVIKRLKDAGTEAAELFLRTDIDNIGKRSSIDLKEMFS, encoded by the coding sequence GTGAAAAATCGCAAGCAGATCAATCTGGGCCTTCAGGGCGGCGGCGCGCACGGTGCGTTCACATGGGGTGTTCTGGATCGTCTTCTGCAAGAGGACGATCTGGAGATCTGCGGCATGTCCGGCACCTCTGCGGGGGCGTTGAACGGGGCCGCGCTGAAGGCGGGGATGGTCACCGGCGGCCGTGCGGGCGCGCGCGAGAACCTCGAATGGCTCTGGCACGAAGTGGCGGGTGTCACCGATCTGCGCATGGCGGACTGGATGGCGCCCTTCGGGCTGAACGTCCTGAGCAGCCAGATCGAGTTCAGCTGGCCCTACCAGTTCAGCGAACAGCTGACGCGGGTGCTGTCGCCCTACGGCTATGGTCCGTTCTACCGCAATCCGCTGGAAGACATCGTGGCCAAGCTGAACTACGACAAGGTCTGCGCGCTTGAGCCGCCGCTGTTCTTTGTGGGGGCCACGCGGGTGCGCAACGGCAAGATCCGCATTTTCGAGGGCGCGGAGATCGGCCCGAAGGCGCTGATGGCCTCGGCCTGCCTGCCCACGGTATTTCGGGCAATCGAGATGTACGACGAGACCACGGGCCGCAACGAGGCGTTCTGGGATGGGGGCTATACCGGAAATCCGGCGCTGTTTCCCTTATATGACAGCGGCCTGCCGGACGACGTGGTCATCATCAACATCAACCCGCTGGAGCGCGACGAGATCCCGACAACGCCGCAGGCGATCGCCAACAGGATCAACGAGATCAGCTTCAACTCGAGCCTGCTGCGGGAGTTGCGCGCCATCGAGTTCGTGCAGCGTCTGCTGGACGAGGGCACGCTCGAAACCGGCAGCAAGAGCCGCGTGCGGATGCATATGATCGCCGATGACAACCTGATGGCGCAGCTTTCGGCGGCGACCAAAATGGTCCCGAATGCGACGGTCATCAAGCGGCTCAAGGATGCGGGCACCGAAGCGGCGGAGCTTTTCCTGCGCACCGACATCGACAATATCGGCAAACGCAGCAGCATCGACCTGAAAGAGATGTTCAGCTGA
- a CDS encoding DUF502 domain-containing protein, with protein MNTPFDPDPITPPKRGIFGGFRANFLTGLIVIAPVGLTVWLIWSVVGWIDGFVLPLVPVAYHPDRLIQDLLGLDPSLQINVRGIGVVIFLLFTCLIGWMAKGIIGRSFIRAAESLVERTPVVRSIYSGIKQISETIFAQSERSFETACLVEYPRKGIWAIGFISTNAKGEIATKSGGDGNMTSIFLPTTPNPTSGFLLFVPTSDVIELDMTVEDAAKLVISAGLVYPNQKALDRGDPPVADLRNRAS; from the coding sequence ATGAACACACCTTTTGATCCCGATCCCATAACCCCGCCAAAGCGCGGGATATTCGGCGGCTTTCGCGCCAATTTCCTGACCGGTCTGATCGTGATCGCCCCCGTGGGCCTGACCGTCTGGCTGATCTGGAGCGTTGTGGGCTGGATCGACGGATTTGTTCTGCCGCTGGTGCCCGTCGCCTACCACCCCGACCGGCTGATCCAGGATCTGCTGGGGCTCGACCCGTCGTTGCAGATCAACGTGCGCGGCATCGGCGTGGTGATCTTCCTGCTGTTCACCTGTCTGATCGGCTGGATGGCAAAGGGCATCATCGGCCGGTCCTTCATCCGCGCAGCCGAAAGCCTCGTGGAGCGGACGCCGGTCGTGCGGTCGATCTATTCGGGGATCAAGCAGATTTCCGAAACCATCTTTGCCCAGTCCGAACGCAGCTTCGAGACTGCCTGTCTGGTCGAATATCCGCGCAAGGGGATTTGGGCCATCGGCTTTATCTCGACCAATGCCAAGGGCGAGATCGCAACGAAATCCGGTGGCGACGGCAACATGACGTCGATCTTCCTGCCGACCACGCCGAACCCCACGTCGGGGTTCCTGCTTTTCGTGCCGACCAGCGATGTGATCGAACTCGACATGACGGTCGAGGACGCCGCGAAACTGGTGATCTCGGCGGGCCTGGTCTATCCGAACCAGAAAGCGCTGGACCGTGGCGACCCGCCCGTCGCGGATCTGCGCAACCGCGCCTCCTAG
- a CDS encoding pseudouridine-5'-phosphate glycosidase, whose protein sequence is MIPIQYSDEVTVARAEGAALVALESTIITHGMPYPQNLEVARQVEADVRAMGAVPATIAVIDGTLHVGMDADQLEALAQAKGVAKLSRADMAACIATGGTGATTVAATMIAARLAGIHVFATGGIGGVHKGAEDSFDISADLMELAQTPVTVVAAGAKAILDVAKTLEVLETQGVPVIAVGQDAFPAFWSRGSRLKAPLRMDDPAQIAAAHRTRAALGLPGGQLVANPIPQDAEIPSEDLLPIIAQAQSDANRAGISGKAVTPYLLQRIFELTQGRSLDANIALVRNNAQLAARIALELRD, encoded by the coding sequence ATGATCCCGATCCAGTATTCCGACGAAGTCACCGTCGCGCGCGCCGAGGGCGCCGCCCTCGTGGCGCTGGAAAGCACCATCATCACCCACGGCATGCCCTACCCCCAGAACCTCGAGGTCGCCCGTCAGGTCGAAGCGGACGTGCGCGCCATGGGGGCCGTGCCCGCGACCATCGCCGTCATCGACGGCACGCTGCACGTGGGGATGGACGCGGACCAGCTCGAGGCGCTGGCACAGGCGAAAGGTGTCGCGAAACTCAGCCGCGCCGATATGGCCGCATGCATCGCCACGGGCGGCACCGGCGCCACCACGGTAGCCGCCACGATGATCGCGGCGCGCCTTGCGGGCATCCACGTCTTTGCCACGGGCGGCATCGGCGGCGTCCACAAGGGCGCCGAGGACAGTTTCGATATTTCGGCGGACCTGATGGAGCTCGCGCAGACACCGGTGACCGTCGTCGCGGCGGGGGCCAAGGCGATTCTCGACGTGGCCAAGACCCTTGAGGTGCTCGAAACCCAAGGGGTGCCGGTCATCGCGGTGGGTCAGGATGCGTTTCCCGCGTTCTGGTCGCGCGGATCGCGGCTGAAAGCGCCCTTGCGCATGGACGACCCCGCCCAGATCGCCGCCGCCCACCGCACCCGCGCCGCTCTTGGCCTGCCGGGGGGGCAGCTGGTTGCGAATCCGATCCCGCAGGACGCGGAAATCCCGTCCGAGGATCTCTTGCCGATCATCGCGCAGGCCCAATCCGACGCCAACCGCGCGGGCATCAGCGGCAAGGCGGTCACCCCCTACCTGCTGCAACGCATCTTCGAGCTGACGCAGGGCCGGTCGCTGGACGCCAATATCGCACTGGTGCGCAACAATGCACAGCTTGCCGCGCGAATTGCCCTCGAATTACGCGACTGA
- a CDS encoding PfkB family carbohydrate kinase: protein MTTAPDILCIGSVLWDVIGRCDTPMRQGADMPGRITRLPGGVALNIAMALKRFGLHPALLSAVGRDVPGDELIAACQARGLMTDLIYRSDDLPTDQYMAVEASNGLIAAIADAHSLEAAGDKILRPLGGGTIAQPYTGPVALDGNLTLDLLSAMARSPELARADLRVAPASPGKALRLSPFVETGRGTLYVNLEEAGLLCQAHFDTSADAAAELLHRGAARAVVTDGGNPATVAGPSGIATQTPPPVAVARVTGAGDTFMAAHIAAELRGLDPDAALASALDAAALYVSGETKI from the coding sequence ATGACGACTGCACCAGATATCCTGTGCATCGGCTCCGTCCTGTGGGACGTGATCGGCCGGTGCGACACGCCGATGCGCCAGGGCGCGGACATGCCGGGGCGTATCACCCGTCTGCCCGGCGGCGTTGCCCTCAATATCGCCATGGCGTTGAAACGTTTCGGCCTGCATCCGGCCCTGCTCAGCGCCGTGGGGCGTGATGTGCCGGGGGACGAGCTTATCGCGGCCTGTCAGGCGCGCGGCCTGATGACCGATCTGATCTACCGCTCCGACGATCTGCCGACCGATCAATACATGGCCGTCGAAGCCAGCAACGGGCTGATCGCGGCGATTGCCGATGCGCACTCGCTCGAGGCTGCGGGCGACAAGATCCTGCGCCCGCTCGGCGGCGGCACGATCGCACAGCCCTATACCGGCCCTGTCGCGCTTGACGGGAACCTCACCCTCGATCTGTTGTCGGCCATGGCCCGCAGCCCCGAACTGGCCAGGGCCGATCTGCGCGTCGCCCCCGCATCGCCCGGCAAGGCGCTGCGCCTCAGCCCGTTCGTCGAGACAGGGCGCGGCACGCTTTATGTGAACCTCGAAGAGGCGGGGCTGTTGTGCCAGGCGCACTTCGACACCTCCGCCGATGCCGCGGCCGAATTGCTGCACCGGGGCGCTGCCCGCGCGGTGGTGACCGACGGCGGCAACCCCGCCACGGTTGCGGGGCCTTCGGGGATTGCCACCCAAACGCCGCCGCCCGTGGCGGTCGCCCGTGTCACCGGCGCTGGCGATACTTTCATGGCCGCGCATATCGCGGCCGAACTGCGCGGCCTCGACCCCGACGCGGCGCTCGCCTCCGCGCTCGATGCGGCGGCCCTCTACGTCTCCGGAGAAACCAAGATATGA
- a CDS encoding DUF4198 domain-containing protein, with product MKISYLLSVVAALALPGAAYAHEFWIEPEKYQVSPQDNVIADLRNGQLFVGTAQAFYPARNTRLDRSLGDETSAIEGRLGDRPAIRIPPLGDDGLLILLHEAAASSLTYKEWEKFVAFVEHKDFTTAVETHEDRGWAKEDFEEVYTRHSKALIAVGSGEGSDRAFGLATEFVALENPYAPDFDGTLDVELLYGDAPRADAQIEVYAKDAAGEVELTVTRTDAQGRASIPVEPGLSYLLDAVVLRPVEGATTVADGPIWETLWAALTFAVPAR from the coding sequence ATGAAGATTTCTTACCTATTGTCAGTTGTTGCAGCGCTGGCCCTGCCGGGCGCCGCCTATGCCCATGAATTCTGGATCGAGCCGGAAAAATATCAAGTTTCGCCGCAAGATAACGTGATCGCAGATTTGCGCAACGGCCAGTTGTTCGTCGGCACCGCGCAGGCCTTCTATCCCGCGCGCAACACCCGGCTTGACCGGTCGCTCGGTGACGAAACCTCCGCGATCGAGGGCCGTCTGGGCGATCGCCCCGCGATCCGGATACCGCCGCTCGGGGACGACGGGCTGCTGATCCTGCTGCACGAAGCCGCCGCCTCCTCGCTGACCTACAAGGAGTGGGAGAAGTTCGTGGCCTTCGTCGAGCACAAGGATTTCACCACCGCGGTCGAAACGCACGAGGACCGCGGCTGGGCCAAGGAAGATTTCGAGGAGGTCTATACCCGCCATTCCAAGGCGCTGATTGCCGTGGGCAGCGGTGAAGGATCGGACCGCGCCTTCGGGCTCGCGACCGAATTCGTCGCCCTCGAAAACCCCTACGCGCCTGATTTCGATGGCACGCTGGATGTCGAATTGCTCTACGGGGATGCGCCGCGCGCGGACGCCCAGATCGAGGTCTACGCCAAGGATGCGGCGGGCGAGGTCGAGCTGACAGTCACCCGCACCGATGCGCAGGGCCGCGCCTCCATCCCGGTCGAGCCGGGGCTGAGCTATCTTCTCGATGCCGTGGTGCTGCGGCCTGTCGAGGGCGCGACCACCGTTGCCGACGGCCCGATCTGGGAAACGCTCTGGGCGGCGCTGACCTTCGCGGTTCCCGCACGCTGA
- a CDS encoding HupE/UreJ family protein, producing the protein MVRGSLLLLSKLILLLLMSTLPARAHEVVPTIADLTAEDGGVALSLQINIEAFLAGVDLDAVEDTDNAPQAQDYDALRALPADEIARRAPGLLDDWNALPLVAIDGTPVPLESISIDIPSDVPEELPRIAAWQLLGQAPQGSTLSVTWPDGGGALVLRQQGVEEPFTGLIGGGETSAGIALAGGNAQTGWQAFASYIPVGFDHILPQGLDHILFVLGLFFLSTHLRPLVWQVSAFTLAHTVTLALGALGLVNVPASIVEPLIAASIVYVAIENIFFHRLNTWRPIIVFGFGLLHGLGFASVLGEFGLPEDQFIPALLGFNVGVEVGQLTVIAMAFVLIWLAVAGARRARLEGPEEMVTEYPVMFRGVSMTGSVLIAIIAAYWVVERTLL; encoded by the coding sequence ATGGTACGCGGTTCCCTGTTACTCCTCAGCAAGCTGATCCTATTGCTGCTCATGTCAACCCTTCCGGCGCGCGCTCACGAAGTCGTGCCTACCATCGCGGATCTGACGGCAGAGGACGGGGGCGTGGCCCTTTCGTTGCAGATCAACATCGAGGCCTTTCTGGCCGGTGTCGATCTGGATGCGGTGGAGGACACGGATAATGCCCCGCAGGCGCAAGACTACGACGCGCTGCGCGCCTTGCCCGCCGACGAGATCGCGCGCCGCGCGCCGGGCCTGTTGGACGACTGGAACGCGCTGCCGCTGGTGGCCATAGACGGCACGCCCGTGCCGCTGGAGAGCATTTCCATCGACATCCCCTCTGACGTGCCCGAAGAGCTGCCGCGCATTGCCGCGTGGCAGCTTCTGGGGCAGGCGCCGCAGGGCAGCACGCTGAGCGTGACCTGGCCCGACGGCGGCGGTGCGCTGGTGCTGCGCCAGCAGGGCGTGGAAGAGCCTTTCACCGGCCTGATCGGCGGCGGGGAGACCAGTGCCGGTATCGCCCTCGCGGGCGGCAATGCCCAGACCGGCTGGCAGGCCTTCGCCAGCTATATTCCGGTGGGCTTCGACCATATCCTGCCACAGGGCCTTGACCATATCCTGTTCGTGCTGGGGCTGTTTTTCCTGTCCACGCACCTGCGTCCGCTGGTCTGGCAGGTGTCCGCGTTCACGCTGGCCCATACCGTCACGCTGGCGCTCGGGGCGCTGGGGCTGGTGAATGTGCCCGCGTCCATCGTCGAGCCGCTGATCGCCGCCTCGATCGTCTATGTCGCGATCGAGAATATCTTCTTTCACAGGCTCAACACATGGCGGCCGATCATCGTCTTCGGCTTCGGCCTGCTGCACGGGCTCGGATTTGCGTCGGTGCTGGGTGAATTCGGCCTGCCCGAAGACCAGTTCATTCCGGCCCTTCTGGGCTTCAACGTCGGCGTCGAAGTGGGCCAGTTGACGGTCATCGCCATGGCCTTTGTGCTGATCTGGCTGGCTGTCGCCGGTGCGCGCCGCGCGCGTCTGGAAGGCCCCGAAGAGATGGTGACGGAATACCCGGTTATGTTCCGGGGCGTGTCGATGACCGGATCTGTCCTGATCGCGATCATCGCCGCCTATTGGGTCGTCGAACGCACGCTGCTCTGA
- a CDS encoding thiamine phosphate synthase: MQDAPEQPQLYLITPAEVELSTFPDRLARVLDAQPVACVRLALATRDEDRLARAADTLRAVTDARDVALVISDHTLLAERLGLDGVHLSDAARSVRHARKTLGEDAIVGSFCGTSRHDGMSAGEAGADYIAFGPVQATALDDGRFAETDMFQWWSEVIEIPCVAEGQLDVDMIRTLAPITDFFGIGDEIWSKEDPVAALNTLWAAVG, translated from the coding sequence ATGCAAGACGCCCCCGAACAGCCGCAACTCTACCTGATCACCCCTGCCGAGGTCGAACTCTCCACCTTTCCCGACCGGCTTGCGCGGGTGCTGGATGCCCAGCCGGTCGCCTGTGTGCGCCTCGCGCTTGCAACCCGCGACGAGGACCGGCTGGCGCGCGCCGCCGACACGCTGCGCGCGGTGACCGATGCGCGCGATGTGGCGCTGGTGATCTCGGACCACACACTTCTGGCCGAACGGCTGGGCCTTGACGGCGTCCATCTGTCGGACGCCGCAAGATCCGTGCGCCACGCCCGCAAGACATTGGGCGAGGACGCGATCGTCGGCAGCTTCTGCGGCACCTCGCGCCACGACGGGATGAGCGCGGGCGAAGCCGGTGCGGATTACATCGCCTTCGGCCCCGTGCAGGCCACGGCGCTCGACGATGGCCGTTTTGCCGAAACCGACATGTTCCAGTGGTGGTCCGAGGTGATCGAGATCCCCTGCGTCGCCGAGGGCCAGCTTGATGTGGACATGATCCGCACGCTTGCGCCGATCACCGACTTCTTCGGCATCGGCGACGAGATCTGGTCAAAGGAAGATCCCGTCGCCGCGCTCAATACACTCTGGGCCGCGGTGGGCTGA
- a CDS encoding RNA methyltransferase — protein MTNDIVAPPTKPAFVLVRPQMGENIGAAARAMLNFGLDHMRIVAPRDGWPNPAAVAMASGAGRVLDAATLSDTLPDALGDCSFVFATTARQRDLTKPVYTPEAAMAEAARRIAAGQRVGVLFGPERAGLENDDIAQANAIISVPVNPEFPSLNLAQCVLLVGYEWMRQSTQAPDVTEELAGTQWAEQAEIEHLARHFEERLETAGFFFPEHKAQSMKTNLRNMWSRLPLTRADVQMLHGTLRQMVRWKERG, from the coding sequence ATGACAAATGACATCGTTGCCCCGCCGACCAAGCCCGCGTTTGTGCTGGTGCGCCCCCAGATGGGCGAGAACATCGGCGCCGCCGCGCGCGCGATGCTGAACTTCGGTCTCGATCACATGCGTATTGTCGCCCCGCGTGACGGCTGGCCCAATCCCGCCGCCGTGGCCATGGCTTCGGGCGCGGGGCGGGTTCTGGACGCCGCCACGCTCAGCGACACGCTGCCCGACGCACTTGGCGATTGCAGCTTTGTCTTTGCCACCACGGCGCGGCAGCGCGATCTGACCAAACCCGTCTACACCCCCGAGGCCGCCATGGCCGAGGCCGCGCGCCGGATCGCCGCAGGCCAGCGGGTGGGCGTGCTGTTCGGCCCCGAACGCGCGGGTCTGGAAAACGACGACATCGCACAGGCCAATGCCATCATCTCGGTCCCGGTGAACCCCGAGTTCCCGTCGCTGAACCTCGCGCAATGCGTGCTGCTGGTGGGATACGAGTGGATGCGCCAGAGCACGCAAGCCCCTGACGTGACAGAAGAACTGGCCGGCACCCAATGGGCCGAACAAGCCGAGATCGAGCATCTGGCGCGCCATTTCGAGGAGCGGCTGGAGACGGCGGGCTTCTTCTTTCCCGAACACAAGGCGCAGTCGATGAAAACCAACCTGCGCAACATGTGGAGCCGCCTGCCGCTGACACGGGCGGATGTGCAGATGCTGCACGGCACCTTGCGGCAGATGGTCCGCTGGAAGGAACGCGGCTAG
- the ctaA gene encoding heme A synthase: MAKTRKLFEEVGETATTRPVATKGVIDAGKRGARGAIRVWLMILFALVFLMILVGGATRLTDSGLSITEWRPVTGALPPLNAEDWASEFDKYRQIDEYQLQNKGMTLSEFKFIYWWEWGHRQLGRVIGLVWFLGFMWFLLRRQIPAGWTPRLLLLGGLGGLQGAIGWWMVASGVTTGEGMLDVASYRLATHLGLAFVILGLITWYALLLGRTERDLIQVRRAREPGLSKRATGLMHVTFLQIILGALVAGIDAGRTYNDWPMMAGAFLPPYPFELEPVWRNFFENAGLVQFIHRITAYVLFAYGAFVWLQGRKSTHAATRFAFNAVMAVLSLQVVWGIVTVLYAAPVQIALVHQGLAVVLWVLILRARHLAMYPQIASLRGKSA, encoded by the coding sequence ATGGCGAAGACACGCAAATTGTTTGAAGAAGTGGGCGAGACGGCCACCACGCGGCCCGTTGCGACCAAGGGCGTCATCGACGCCGGAAAGCGCGGCGCGCGCGGCGCGATCCGCGTCTGGCTGATGATCCTCTTCGCGCTGGTGTTCCTGATGATCCTCGTGGGCGGCGCCACCCGCCTGACGGATTCGGGTCTGTCGATCACCGAATGGCGCCCCGTCACCGGCGCGCTGCCACCGCTGAACGCCGAGGACTGGGCGTCGGAATTCGACAAATACCGCCAGATCGACGAATACCAGTTGCAGAACAAGGGCATGACCCTGTCGGAGTTCAAGTTCATCTACTGGTGGGAGTGGGGCCATCGCCAGCTGGGCCGGGTGATCGGGCTGGTGTGGTTTCTGGGCTTCATGTGGTTCCTGCTGCGCCGCCAGATTCCGGCGGGCTGGACGCCACGGCTGCTGCTTCTGGGCGGTCTCGGCGGGCTTCAGGGCGCGATCGGCTGGTGGATGGTCGCCTCTGGCGTGACCACGGGCGAGGGCATGCTGGATGTGGCAAGCTACCGCCTGGCCACGCATCTGGGGCTGGCCTTCGTGATCCTCGGCCTGATCACCTGGTACGCATTGCTGCTGGGCCGCACGGAACGCGACCTGATACAGGTCCGTCGCGCCCGCGAGCCGGGCCTGAGCAAGCGCGCGACGGGGCTGATGCATGTCACTTTCCTGCAGATTATTCTGGGCGCGCTGGTGGCGGGGATCGACGCGGGCCGCACCTATAACGACTGGCCGATGATGGCGGGCGCGTTCCTGCCGCCCTATCCGTTCGAGCTGGAGCCGGTCTGGCGCAACTTCTTCGAAAACGCGGGGCTGGTGCAGTTCATCCACCGGATCACCGCCTATGTGCTCTTCGCCTACGGCGCGTTCGTCTGGCTGCAGGGGCGCAAATCCACCCACGCGGCCACGCGGTTCGCCTTCAACGCGGTCATGGCCGTGCTGAGCCTTCAGGTGGTCTGGGGCATCGTGACCGTCCTCTATGCGGCACCCGTCCAGATTGCCCTTGTTCACCAAGGACTTGCCGTGGTCCTTTGGGTTCTTATCCTGCGCGCGCGCCATTTGGCCATGTATCCGCAGATCGCATCCCTGAGAGGAAAATCCGCATGA
- a CDS encoding carboxypeptidase M32 — translation MTAYDDLMSFTRDTMALGQVAGRLGWDQETVMPRGAAPQRAEEMAAMESVLHARRTDPRVGDWLAAVDEKTLDNVGRANIREIRRSFDRASKVPATLAARIARVTSEAQGIWAEARAANDVSAFLPTLSDVIMLKREEGQALAAGGNVYDAMLQDYEPGATGADIEAMFAAMRPVLSDLRAAVRDSAAAPKRLEGQFDESTQMKLTRLLARTFGYDMSHGRVDKAVHPFSSGSGLDVRITTRTNPADPFNCFYSTIHEVGHASYEQNIDRAHLLTPLGSGASMGVHESQSRIYENQIGRSRAFTGWLFGQMKDAFGDFGIADEHAFYGAVNRVNDGYIRTEADELQYNLHVLLRFDLERALMQGDLLVSELEAAWNDRFEADFGYPVDKPSNGVLQDVHWSVGLFGYFPTYSLGNVYAGCLNEAMRTALPDLDADLAQGDTSAATGWLRENVQRHGGLMLPRDVIETASAQKVSEAPLLDYLNTKFSVLYRI, via the coding sequence ATGACTGCCTACGACGATCTGATGAGCTTTACCCGTGACACCATGGCATTGGGTCAGGTGGCGGGGCGTCTGGGCTGGGACCAGGAAACCGTGATGCCGCGCGGGGCCGCCCCGCAGCGGGCCGAGGAAATGGCCGCGATGGAAAGCGTGCTGCACGCGCGCCGGACCGATCCGCGCGTGGGCGACTGGCTGGCGGCGGTAGACGAAAAGACGCTCGATAACGTGGGGCGCGCCAACATCCGCGAAATCCGCCGCAGTTTCGACCGCGCCTCCAAGGTGCCCGCCACGCTGGCGGCGCGGATCGCGCGCGTCACCTCCGAGGCGCAGGGCATCTGGGCCGAGGCGCGCGCCGCCAATGATGTGTCCGCCTTCCTGCCGACGCTGTCGGATGTCATCATGCTCAAGCGCGAAGAGGGGCAGGCGCTGGCCGCGGGCGGCAACGTCTATGACGCCATGTTGCAGGACTATGAGCCCGGCGCCACGGGGGCCGATATCGAAGCGATGTTCGCCGCCATGCGCCCCGTGCTGAGCGATCTGCGCGCCGCCGTGCGCGACAGCGCCGCCGCGCCGAAGCGGCTGGAAGGTCAATTCGACGAAAGCACCCAGATGAAGCTGACGCGGCTTCTGGCCAGAACCTTCGGCTATGACATGAGCCACGGGCGCGTCGACAAGGCCGTGCATCCGTTTTCTTCGGGCTCGGGCCTTGATGTGCGGATCACCACGCGCACCAACCCCGCCGATCCGTTCAACTGCTTCTATTCCACCATCCACGAGGTCGGTCACGCCAGCTACGAGCAGAACATCGACCGCGCGCATCTGCTGACACCGCTGGGCAGCGGCGCGTCCATGGGGGTGCACGAAAGCCAGAGCCGCATCTACGAAAACCAGATCGGCCGCAGCCGGGCCTTTACCGGCTGGCTCTTCGGGCAGATGAAGGACGCCTTCGGCGATTTCGGCATCGCGGACGAGCATGCGTTCTATGGCGCGGTCAACCGCGTCAACGATGGCTATATCCGGACCGAGGCGGACGAATTGCAGTACAACCTGCATGTCCTTCTGCGCTTCGATCTGGAGCGCGCGCTGATGCAGGGCGATCTTCTGGTGAGCGAGCTTGAGGCCGCGTGGAACGACCGGTTCGAGGCCGATTTCGGCTATCCGGTCGACAAGCCGTCGAACGGTGTCTTGCAGGACGTGCACTGGTCCGTGGGTCTGTTCGGGTATTTTCCGACCTACAGCCTTGGCAATGTCTATGCGGGCTGCCTGAACGAGGCGATGCGCACGGCGCTGCCGGATCTCGACGCCGATCTGGCGCAGGGCGATACCTCGGCGGCTACGGGATGGTTGCGCGAGAATGTGCAGCGCCACGGCGGGCTGATGCTGCCGCGCGACGTGATCGAGACCGCAAGTGCCCAAAAAGTCAGCGAAGCGCCGCTTCTTGATTACCTGAACACGAAATTCTCGGTGCTTTACCGCATTTGA